The Methylomusa anaerophila genome has a segment encoding these proteins:
- a CDS encoding enoyl-CoA hydratase/isomerase, protein MNYQTIKVRFQESICFLQIYRPEANNSINDLLIEECHHVLAMCEEAATIVVLEGLPEVFCFGADFKEIHGTIASGQRREQSPEPLYDLWLKLATGPYITISHVRGKANAGGVGFVAASDIVLADETAQFSLSELLFGLFPACVLPFLIRRMGFQKAHYLTLSTQPISFQQAHAWGLVDAYEAQSESLLRKHLLRFRRLSKTGISRYKRYMNELYNSLLQSKSLALAANQEIFSDPRNLEGIFWYIDKGQFPWER, encoded by the coding sequence ATGAATTATCAGACAATTAAAGTCCGTTTTCAGGAGTCAATATGTTTTTTGCAGATTTATCGCCCAGAGGCCAACAATTCAATCAATGATCTCCTAATTGAAGAATGCCATCATGTACTGGCAATGTGTGAAGAAGCCGCAACCATCGTGGTGTTGGAAGGCTTGCCGGAAGTCTTTTGTTTTGGGGCTGATTTCAAGGAAATACACGGGACAATTGCCAGCGGGCAACGCCGGGAACAATCGCCGGAGCCCTTGTATGACCTATGGCTGAAATTGGCTACCGGACCGTACATTACAATTTCTCACGTCCGGGGCAAGGCTAATGCCGGCGGGGTGGGATTCGTCGCCGCCAGCGACATTGTGCTTGCCGATGAGACGGCGCAGTTTAGTTTGTCCGAATTATTATTCGGACTTTTCCCGGCTTGTGTTCTGCCGTTTTTGATTCGCCGCATGGGATTTCAAAAAGCCCATTATTTAACGTTATCGACTCAGCCGATTTCCTTTCAACAGGCCCATGCATGGGGCCTGGTCGATGCCTATGAAGCTCAGAGTGAGTCTTTGCTTCGCAAACATTTGCTTCGTTTTAGACGTTTGTCTAAAACAGGAATTTCCCGATATAAACGCTATATGAATGAGTTGTATAATTCGTTGCTTCAGTCCAAATCATTGGCTTTAGCGGCCAACCAGGAGATATTTTCCGACCCTCGCAATCTTGAGGGGATTTTTTGGTATATTGATAAGGGACAATTTCCCTGGGAGAGATGA
- a CDS encoding hydroxymethylglutaryl-CoA synthase family protein produces MINVGIEAMNAFGGSAYLDVMELAQHRKLDTARFSNLLMKEKAVALPYEDPVSYGVNAAKPVVDSLSQAEKDRIELLISCTESGIDFGKSISTYIHHYLGLNRNCRLFELKNACYSGTAGLQMAINFILSQTSPGAKALVVATDISRFIGESGGEMTEDWSYAEPSAGAGAVAVLVSETPYAFQVDAGANGYYGYEVCDTCRPTPDSEAGDADLSLLSYLDCCENAFQEYKKRVVGADYQQTFQYLTFHTPFGGMVKGAHRAMMRKMVKAKPPEVEEDFNQRVMPGMTYCQRVGNIMGATSFLSLASTIDNGRFDSPKRLGCFSYGSGCCSEFYSGVVTPQGQERQRRFEIEKQLNERYQLSMEEYHSILLGSGVVRFGTRNVNLDFDFVPGVLAASQGKGRLFLKEIKEFHREYAWY; encoded by the coding sequence ATGATTAATGTTGGAATTGAAGCGATGAATGCTTTTGGAGGATCAGCTTATCTGGATGTGATGGAATTAGCCCAGCATCGTAAATTGGATACCGCAAGATTTTCAAATTTATTAATGAAAGAAAAGGCCGTAGCCCTGCCTTACGAAGATCCGGTTTCCTATGGGGTCAATGCGGCTAAACCGGTGGTGGATTCTCTTTCCCAGGCCGAAAAAGACCGGATTGAGTTGCTGATATCCTGCACCGAATCGGGGATTGATTTTGGCAAATCCATCAGTACTTATATCCATCATTATTTGGGATTGAATCGAAATTGCCGCTTGTTTGAACTGAAAAATGCTTGTTATTCCGGGACTGCCGGACTTCAGATGGCAATCAATTTTATTCTGTCCCAAACATCGCCGGGAGCCAAAGCGCTGGTGGTTGCGACTGATATTTCCCGGTTTATAGGGGAATCAGGCGGGGAGATGACTGAGGACTGGTCCTATGCGGAACCTAGTGCGGGTGCGGGAGCCGTGGCGGTTTTAGTCAGCGAAACTCCTTATGCATTCCAAGTAGACGCAGGGGCCAACGGCTACTACGGGTATGAAGTGTGCGATACTTGCCGCCCGACTCCTGATAGTGAAGCCGGGGACGCGGATTTGTCCCTGTTGTCCTATTTGGATTGTTGCGAGAATGCTTTTCAGGAATATAAAAAACGGGTAGTGGGCGCAGATTATCAACAAACATTCCAGTATCTCACTTTCCATACTCCCTTTGGCGGCATGGTGAAAGGAGCCCATCGGGCCATGATGCGGAAGATGGTCAAAGCCAAGCCGCCTGAGGTGGAAGAAGATTTTAATCAACGCGTAATGCCGGGAATGACCTACTGCCAGCGGGTCGGAAATATCATGGGCGCCACTTCCTTCCTGTCGCTGGCAAGTACTATTGACAACGGCCGGTTTGATTCTCCGAAGCGACTTGGTTGTTTTTCCTACGGGTCGGGCTGCTGCTCCGAATTTTATAGCGGGGTCGTCACTCCTCAAGGTCAGGAACGCCAGCGCCGGTTTGAGATTGAGAAACAATTAAATGAACGCTATCAATTATCGATGGAGGAATATCATTCTATATTGTTAGGAAGCGGCGTTGTAAGATTTGGCACCCGCAATGTCAATCTGGATTTTGATTTCGTTCCGGGCGTGTTGGCCGCAAGTCAAGGAAAAGGGCGATTGTTCCTGAAAGAAATTAAAGAATTCCATCGTGAATATGCGTGGTATTAA